One Dehalococcoidales bacterium genomic region harbors:
- a CDS encoding extracellular solute-binding protein: MKIKKLCLAMAIAMLLSLLAACGPEPSAGLTYDFSETDKKISYRIFAPGLQDFENLENDRVLKYLESKFNVSLNISGSAEAHWRTRLNNEVYDGDTPDLFFSIPSESSYTDLIRREVITDLNPYIEKLDAKNLKAVLDSEQYKETTKLNGKNYFLPQSTGVSNHTLYVRKDWMRKWNEDSVANGGRGKTGDEVYDHPQTLSDFTSMLTYFALKDPDGDKTNNTYGLSLPNNFDFYKDFMGTFGVVPDYFRDDNGDIQLSVNTENYQTMIDWFKTGTSEGYVYPDYFLQTEDENRLSFFQGRVGAMISNGDGIVAGALTEFRALNPDGYMDMLDILPMPDSDDGQYKGAYKGWNFFWGGFSVSADAPEPMRLVKILDYL; encoded by the coding sequence ATGAAAATAAAAAAACTATGTTTAGCAATGGCAATTGCAATGTTACTGAGTCTGCTTGCCGCTTGCGGCCCGGAACCGTCTGCCGGACTGACTTATGATTTTTCGGAAACTGATAAGAAAATTTCCTACCGTATTTTCGCGCCCGGACTTCAGGACTTTGAAAATCTTGAGAATGACAGGGTATTGAAATATCTCGAAAGCAAATTTAACGTCAGCTTAAATATTTCCGGCAGTGCAGAAGCGCATTGGCGCACTCGTCTCAACAACGAGGTATATGACGGCGATACCCCTGATCTTTTCTTTTCTATACCCTCGGAAAGCTCTTATACTGATTTAATCCGGCGCGAAGTTATCACTGACCTTAACCCGTATATTGAAAAACTTGATGCAAAAAATTTGAAGGCTGTTTTGGATTCTGAGCAATATAAGGAAACCACAAAATTAAACGGAAAAAATTATTTCTTGCCGCAAAGCACCGGTGTTTCCAACCACACGCTCTATGTCCGAAAGGATTGGATGAGGAAATGGAATGAGGACAGCGTGGCAAACGGTGGGCGCGGAAAAACAGGTGATGAAGTTTACGACCATCCGCAGACGCTATCTGATTTTACTTCCATGCTCACCTATTTTGCGCTTAAAGACCCCGACGGTGATAAAACGAACAATACCTACGGTCTGTCGTTGCCAAACAATTTTGATTTCTATAAAGATTTTATGGGAACTTTCGGAGTGGTGCCAGATTATTTCCGTGACGACAACGGCGACATACAGCTATCGGTCAACACCGAAAACTATCAAACTATGATTGATTGGTTCAAAACCGGCACATCGGAAGGTTATGTCTATCCCGATTACTTTTTACAGACTGAGGACGAAAACCGACTGAGCTTCTTCCAGGGCCGCGTCGGCGCAATGATAAGCAACGGCGACGGCATAGTGGCAGGAGCGTTGACCGAATTCCGTGCGCTTAACCCCGATGGCTATATGGATATGCTGGACATTTTGCCAATGCCTGACAGCGATGACGGGCAATACAAAGGCGCCTACAAGGGTTGGAACTTTTTTTGGGGCGGCTTCAGCGTTTCCGCAGACGCGCCCGAGCCCATGCGGCTTGTCAAAATCTTGGATTATTTAAT
- a CDS encoding carbohydrate ABC transporter permease, which yields MVKAIKKKTRVQPADVIIFCIILLLVAVTVVPFMNLLAVSLSSRGAVLRDRTMLFPREFTLGAYAFILKSPAIYKSFFITLAITATATAVHLFITVLAGAALSQKALPFRRTMMLFVLFTMLFSGGLVPYYLVISQLGLIDTFWVLSIPGTASAFSIILMKNFIMQIPGALIDAAEMDGAGPLRVTAGIIVPLSLPIIATLSLFCAVGKWNDWFTAYIFIKKAKHLLPLQNVLQNIVINTNTGNIGEGINLEDFSENFQKALIVFALIPIVAVYPFVQRYFVKGIFLGSVKE from the coding sequence ATGGTAAAGGCTATAAAGAAAAAAACACGGGTCCAGCCTGCCGATGTTATAATATTTTGCATTATCCTGCTGCTTGTTGCGGTAACGGTTGTGCCGTTCATGAATCTGCTGGCGGTGTCCTTGTCAAGCCGAGGAGCGGTTTTAAGAGACCGAACCATGCTTTTTCCCCGCGAGTTTACTCTCGGAGCCTATGCGTTTATTTTAAAAAGCCCGGCAATCTATAAAAGTTTTTTTATAACCTTGGCAATAACGGCGACGGCGACGGCGGTGCATTTGTTTATTACAGTACTCGCAGGTGCAGCGCTTTCACAAAAAGCACTTCCTTTCAGGCGCACAATGATGCTCTTTGTGTTGTTTACCATGCTGTTCAGCGGAGGACTGGTACCTTATTACCTAGTCATTTCCCAACTTGGACTGATCGATACCTTTTGGGTGCTGTCAATCCCGGGTACCGCGTCCGCATTCAGTATCATACTGATGAAAAACTTCATCATGCAAATACCCGGAGCCCTTATCGACGCGGCGGAAATGGACGGCGCAGGACCGCTCCGGGTTACGGCAGGAATAATTGTTCCGCTTTCGCTGCCCATCATTGCCACGCTTTCGCTGTTCTGTGCGGTAGGCAAGTGGAATGACTGGTTTACCGCATATATCTTTATCAAAAAAGCCAAACATCTTTTGCCGCTTCAGAACGTCTTGCAAAATATCGTCATTAATACCAACACCGGAAATATCGGTGAAGGCATAAACCTTGAAGATTTTTCTGAAAATTTTCAAAAGGCGTTAATTGTGTTTGCATTAATCCCCATTGTAGCTGTGTATCCGTTTGTGCAAAGATATTTTGTCAAGGGTATCTTTTTGGGTTCGGTAAAAGAATAA